In Quercus robur chromosome 10, dhQueRobu3.1, whole genome shotgun sequence, a genomic segment contains:
- the LOC126704150 gene encoding uncharacterized protein LOC126704150 produces the protein MGLAVSFTAWLVVGECFASELWGLREGLKLCCSLNIRCLEIEMDAKSIVEVLQNADYVNNAFSPIIDECRQLITQFHHVCIKHCFQQANQCADGLARMSCRMNAEFLIYDSPPVDILEIFEGDLNGMYFNRICPKPCIGV, from the exons ATGGGGCTTGCAGTGAGCTTCACGGCTTGGCTGGTTGTGGGGGAGTG CTTTGCTTCTGAGCTGTGGGGGCTGCGTGAGGGCCTTAAGCTATGTTGCTCCTTAAATATTCGCTGTCTTGAAATTGAGATGGATGCCAAGTCCATTGTTGAGGTGCTTCAGAATGCTGATTATGTTAACAACGCTTTTTCTCCTATTATAGATGAATGTAGGCAACTGATTACTCAGTTCCACCATGTTTGTATTAAGCATTGCTTCCAGCAAGCCAATCAATGTGCTGATGGCTTAGCTAGGATGAGTTGTAGGATGAATGCTGAGTTCCTTATTTATGATAGTCCGCCTGTGGACATTTTAGAAATATTTGAGGGAGACCTCAATGGGATGTATTTCAATAGGATATGTCCTAAACCTTGCATTGGTGTTTAG